Within Pseudomonas cichorii, the genomic segment TGCTCCGGGCTGACATACAAATGCGCCAGGCGAATCTCGCCATTGATGACCCAGGCCGACTCATGTCCGGCTGGCAGTGTGCAGAGTTTGCCGGGTGAACCTTTCTGATCGGGTTTGTCACGACGGAAGGTGCCTGTGCCGTCAGCGATGTAACACGACAGCGTGTGGTGGGTGGGTGCGTGATATTCCTGTGAGTCGTGCCGGTTTTGCCACAGTGCAGCCGTCAATCCATCGCCCAGCACGGCACTCTGCTCCAGCCGGGCATGGGGCGAGCTGTTCAAGGCCTGAAAGACATGTATGGATTCAATGGGTGGCATGGCGACTCCTCCAAGCCTTGCATCCTACGCGTGTGCGATAAAGCTGCCATCACCTTGACGATCAAATGCGCAAGATTGTGCAAGCGAGGCTCAGGGCGTGGCAGCAGACTCAAGGCTCATTGAGGAGCTGCGTCATGAACATCTCGCTGTATCTGCTGACTGTCCTGATCTGGGGAACGACCTGGATTGCCCTGAAACTGCAACTGGGCGATGTCGCGATCCCGGTGTCGATTCTCTATCGCTTCGCACTGGCGGCCTTGATCCTGTTCGTGCTGCTCCTGCTCAGCGGGAAGCTGCAACCGGTCAACCGTCGCGGACAGTTGATCTGTCTGGTGCAAGGCTTGTGCCTGTTTTGCATCAACTTCATGTGTTTCTACACGGCCAGCCAATGGATCCCCAGCGGCCTGATCGCCGTGGTGTTCTCGACCGCGACCTTATGGAATGCGCTCAATGCTCGGATATTCTTCAAGCAGAAAGTGGCGCGTAACGTACTGGCTGGCGGTGCAATGGGTTTGACGGGGCTTGCGTGCCTGTTCTGGCCTGAGCTGTCGAACCACGATGCCAGTCGCGAAACCTTCATCGGTCTTGGTCTGGCGCTGCTGGGAACCCTGTGCTTTTCGGCGGGCAACATGCTGTCGAGCCTGCAACAGAAAGCCGGGTTGCGACCCTTGACCACCAATGCCTGGGGGATGCTCTACGGGGCGACAATACTGGGCGTGTATTGCCTGTTCATCGGTGCGCCGCTTGCCTTTGAATGGAACGCGCGCTACATCGGCTCGCTGCTGTATCTGGTCATACCCGGCTCGGTCATCGGTTTCACGGCCTACCTGACGCTGGTCGGGCGCATGGGGCCAGAGCGTGCGGCGTATTGCACCGTGCTGTTTCCGGTGGTGGCGTTGAATATTTCGGCGTGGGTCGAAGGCTACCAATGGACCTTGCCCGCATTGTTCGGGCTGGCATTGGTGATGCTGGGGAATGTGCTGGTGTTCAGGAAGCCGAAAGAGATTTCGCAAAAAGATTCATTGGTATACCCGAACGCCCCGCTTCGCGACTGAATTCGCTCCTACGGTAGGAGCGAATTCAGTCGCGAAAAGGGTATTAACCCTTCCAGACCTGCGGATTGACCAGATCCTGCGGACGCTCACCCAGCAGCGCGCTGCGCAGGTTGTTGTAAGCACGATCTGCCATGGCCTGACGG encodes:
- a CDS encoding DMT family transporter, producing the protein MNISLYLLTVLIWGTTWIALKLQLGDVAIPVSILYRFALAALILFVLLLLSGKLQPVNRRGQLICLVQGLCLFCINFMCFYTASQWIPSGLIAVVFSTATLWNALNARIFFKQKVARNVLAGGAMGLTGLACLFWPELSNHDASRETFIGLGLALLGTLCFSAGNMLSSLQQKAGLRPLTTNAWGMLYGATILGVYCLFIGAPLAFEWNARYIGSLLYLVIPGSVIGFTAYLTLVGRMGPERAAYCTVLFPVVALNISAWVEGYQWTLPALFGLALVMLGNVLVFRKPKEISQKDSLVYPNAPLRD